The sequence below is a genomic window from Streptosporangium lutulentum.
TGGCGAAGTCACTTTGGGCCTGGACGGCGGCGGCGTCGTCCACATGGACCGTCCCGATCACGTTCCCGGGCGGGAAACCGGCCACCGTCACGCCTGGGGTCACCCCGAGGTCACCGGTGACGGTGCTGTCACCGGTGTTGACAACGGAGTCGCCGGCCAGAACGGCGAATCTCGCGGCCGTGCCGAGAGCCACCGCCGGTTGCGGTTGCGCGGCACTCGCGCCGGACCACCCGGCCAGGAGCAAGGACAGGAGGGAGGCCAGGAGTACGGTCACGACGGAGAAGGACGCCAAACCCTCCACCGGAGGCCCTGCCGGCCCGAAACTTCTGGCGTGTCGTAGCCCGGCCGAGATGAGGCTCCTCATGCGTCCCTCTCTTTTACCTCCAGGATCACAGCAGCTCAGGGCGCCGTCTTGCGAAGCTTGTCGCTGCGGATCGGCCACGCCCGGATCTGATGTCACAACCGGGCGGGCGTGCCGTTGACAGGTGTCACGGGATCAAGGATCGAGACCCACGAGGGCGCGACTCGCTGCGTCCCGGCCGCCCTTTCTCCAGCCACGCGCGGCGGTACTTCTCCCAACTGCGGAGCGTGCCATATCCGAAGACCGTCTCGAAGTCACGTGCCGCACGAATGATGATCTCGCTGTAGCCGAGAATAGAGGATCCTCGTAGCAATGGCCGTGAAACAAACCAACGGCGTGTCGCTGACCTGCGAAGACTTCTGATGCCACGCGACCGTGCCTCAGGTGAGGCCAGGTCTGCCCGTGCAGGTCGGAAACAGGTCCGTTGGATTCGGTCACGGAGCGCCTCCGGTGAGCCAGAGTCCTCATCAGCAAGGACCACCTGCGCGCCAGCCGAGCGCGGCGTGGGCTATGTGGTGCAGGCCAAGGGTGCGGTCACCGCACATCGGGCGCATGCCACACCCGAGACGCTCACCTACTGCGGCCTGGGGCCGCCGCCCAAGCCGCGCTATCGCACCAAGCCGGTCAGCCTGCGCGAGCACGTGCTGACCGGCGGCCGCACCGCGGCGGTGACGCCGACCTGGCGGGCCGGGGTGAAGGGGAACCTGACCTCGCAGGCGGCGGAGGGAAAGTGCCGCCCCTGTCGCTGATCGTCACGCCGGGACAGCGGACGGATTGCACCCGATTCAAGCCGGTCCTGGACAAGATCCGTGTCCAGCGTACGGGACGTGGCCGGCCACGCCGTACTCCGGACAGCGTGGGTGCGGATCCTCAGCCGGCTCCGATCACGACCAAAGAGGCAGAGCCCTATGCCGGCTCGGACAGCCGGTCCAGGCGGTCGCGGTGGTCCTGGAGCAGGTGGAGCTGAGCCGCAGCGAGGTTTTCCTCCAGGTGATCCATCCGGGCGGTGCCCGGGATCGGGAGAATGACCGGCGAGTGGTCGAGGAGCCAGGCGAGCGCGACCTGCGTGGGGGTGGCGCCGAGTTCGGCCGCCACGGCGGCGATCTCGGCCTTCGCCCCCGACGCCCCTGCCGCGACAGGCCGCCACGGGAGAAACGCGATCCCCGCCGCTTCGCAGGCCGCGAGCACGGGCTCGTGCTCGCGGTCGAGGATGTTGTAGCGGTTCTGCACGCTCACGACGTCGATGAGCTCCCGTGCCTGGTCGAGTTCGGCGACGGTGACCTCGGACAGTCCGATCCGGCCGAGCTTGCCTTCGGTCTGGAGGTCCCGCAGCGTGCCGAGTTGGTCGGAGAGGGGTGTCTCCGGGTCGATGCGGTGCAGCTGGAGCAGCTCGATGCGTTCGACGCGGAGCCGGCGCAGGGCCTGGTCTACCTGGTCGCGCAGGATGGACGGCCGTCCGTCGAGCTTCCACTCGCCCGCGGGGCCCGTTCGTGCGACGCCGACCTTGGTCGTGATGAGCAGGCCGTCCGGGTAGGGGTGCAGGGCCTCGGCGAGGAGTTCCTCGTTGGCTCCTCCGCCGTACAGGTGGGCGGTGTCGATCAGCGTGACGCCCAGGTCGACGGCCCGCCGGGCGACCATGAGAGAGGTCTCACGGGCGGAGCCCGGCTCGGTCGGCAACTGCATGGCCCCGAACCCGAGCCGCCGTACACTTAAGTCCCCGCCGATACGAAACTCGGTCGATGCCATGCGCCGTCTTCGCCCCTCTCGATCAACACGTAACCCTAACAGCGCGATTGGCCACCGAGCCGGTCCAGGAGCGAGGACGAGCGCTCGCCCCGGCGAAAACAACGAGTTCCCGATGCGGGGATCACCCGCATCCCGCTCGACCATCCCACCGTCCGCGGCCAGGCCTCCGGCTGTCGTATGCAGCGACGGATGCGCTAGGACGTTCCGGTCAGGCGCAGGCGGGTACGGGGTGGGGCCGATGGGGGCAGTGCGGCGATGATCTCAGCGAGCGAGGTCGCGGCGAGGCTGTTCCGCCAGGCTTCGTGGGCTTCGGCCATCTTCTCGGCGAGGACGCAGGGGTTCTGACACTCCTCGGCGGGCAGAGCTCCCCGTCCCTGCTGGCGGATCTCACGGCACTCGTAGGGCGAGGACACACCGTCGACCGCCTCGACGATCTGCAGGAGCGTGATCTCGGAAGCGGGCCGGGCCAGCCGGAACCCGCCGCGCGGGCCTGTTGTCGCAGCCAGCGCGCCGGCCTTGACCAGCGCCTGTAGCTGCTTGGCGAGATAGGCCACCGGCAGGTCGAAGTACTGGGCGAGCTGTGCCGCCGACGCGGTGGCCCCTGCCTCGAGCTGCGCCAGCGATGCGGCGCAGTGCAACAGCCATTCCGTACTCACAGGCAGCTTCATAAGCCCGATACTATCTCAGACATTGCGGATCTTTTTAGTCCGAGATAGCGTGAGCGGCAGCATGCAAGACAGAGGAGAGACCACCATGAGGACCATGCGAATCGCCGTTGCCGGAGCCACCGGGAACATCGGGGCCCGCGCCGTCGCCGTCCTGGAACAGGCCGGACACGAGGTCGTGCGCATCAGCCGCTCACTCGGCGTGGACCTGACCACCGGCGACGGCCTCGACGCCGCCCTGACCGGCGTCGAGGCCGTCATCGACGCCACGAGCCACACGGCAGCCGACCGGGACGACGCGGTGGCGTACTTCGGCACCACCACCCGGAACCTGCTCGCCGCCGAGGAACAGGCCGGTGTCCGTCACCACGTGCTGCTCTCGATCGTCGGCGTCGATCGTGTTGAGGGGAACGCGCACTACGCCGGCAAGCGCGAGCAGGAGCGCCTCGTGACCGAGGGCCCGGTGCCGTGGACGATCGTTCCCGCCACGCAGTTCCACGACTTCGCCGCGGCGGTGACGAGCTGGACCGAGCAGGACGGCGCCGCCGCGATCCCACCGCTGCTCGTCCAGCCGATCGCGCCCGCGGACGTGGCCGACATCCTCACCGAGATCGCCACAGGCGCACCGCAGGGGCGTTACCGCGATGTCGCCGGCCCTGAGCCGCAGGACCTGGTGGACATGGCCCGGCGCACCAACGACGCGCGCGGACACGCGGTCAAGCTCGTACCGACGTGGTCATCGCTGCTCGGTCCGGAGATGGCCGGCGACGTACTCCTACCCGGCGAGGGCGCCCGCATCGCGCCAACCACCTTCGACGAGTGGCTCGCAAAGCAGCAATAGCGTCACCCCGGCCCAGCCAAGGCGCTGATCAATTGGTTTCCCGCTGCCACGTCAAGGCCTGAGGCCCGGAGCCCGAAACATATGAAGATCACCGGGATTGCGGCGGCTCCGGCCATGGGGAGAACCTTTTCCATGACAGGAAGCACTCCGGCGGCGAAGGGGTAGTCGTCCACGATGCCCGCCTGCAGGTCGCCGACGATGAGCGCGGTGGTGGTCATACGGTTTCCTTGTCTGTACGACGCGCCATCGGCCATCCTCCACGATCGGATCCTTGGCGCTGCTGTCGTCGATCTAGTACGACGACTGTCCAGGGGACCTTGACGTTCGCCGTCGGATCGATGTTGATCTCGCAGGCACTCTGTGCCGCGACCGAGGCGCCGGCGTGACGTGGATCGGCGGTGGGCGAGGGGCGAGGGGAACGTCCGCCGATCTCCTGCCCGGGTGAATCCCGCTAGCCCTCCCCCTGTCAGCCGGGGCGCAACGTCCAGATCAGGGCCCCACTGGGCATCCGATCAGAGCAGGATATGCGGGTGACAGCGGCGTCGCCGCACCGTCAGAATTGGATCATGTTCCCCGATTTTCGGCTGCGAGCCACCTTCGACAAGGCGGCTGACATCTACCAAGACGCACGCCCCGACTATCCGGACGAGCTGTATTCCGATCTGCTTGCGATCACGAAGGTCACGCCGTCCCAGCACCTGCTCGAAGTCGGTTGTGGGCCGGGCAAGGCCACGCCGCCCTTGGCGCGGATGGGCTTCCCCATCACCGCGATCGAACTCGGCCCCGCCCTGGCGGCGGAGGCACGACACCGCCTCGCCGGATTCCCCGGCGTTTCCGTGATCACGTCGTCCTTCGAAGACTGGGAGCCGACGGCGGGCGCCCGCTTCGATCTCGTCTACGCGGCCACGGCATGGAAATGGGTGGACCCGAAGATCAAGTACGCGAAAGCAGCGACGCTGCTTGCCCAGAACGGCCACGTGGCCGTGTGGAACGCCGACCACGCCTTTCCAGCGGACTTCGACCCGTTCTTCACCGAGATCCAGAAGGTCTATGAGGAGATCGGCGAAGGTGACGGCGGCCCGTGGCCACCGCCGCTGCCCGAGGACACGCCCGATCCCGTCGCCGCAGAGATCGATGCCTCCGGGCACTTCACGGTGGTGGAGACCCGGCGCTACGTATGGGGGTCGCGCTACACGGCAGACGAGTACATCGCCCTGCTCAACACGTTCTCCGGCCACATCGCCATGGAGCCGGCCAAGAACGAGTTCCTCTACCGGGAGATACGGCGTCTCCTCGCCACACGCCCGGACGCACGACTCACCCGCCACTGGTCGGTCGTCCTCACCGTCGGTCGACGCCTGTGACCTGGAGCCAAGAGGAACGAGTGATCGTCTGCCGGGGCGGCTGAGCTTGTTCCGCTCTGACGGACACCACTGGTGTGGTGCTCAGTCCGCAGATACGGTCTCGTAGTCGGCGGAGCTGCGACATCCGAGGCCGCTGTGCAGCCGATACAGGCCGTACCAGCTCTCGATGAATTCGAAGATTGGCCGGCCCCGGGAACCGCCGCCGCGTGATCAGGCGTCCGTCGCGCCCTTGGCGAGCGCCTTCACGTCTTCCGTCGTGTAGGGCTTTCCCCCGATCCCCCAGTCACCGCTCTTCACCTCGCTGACGACGACCCAGGTGATCGAGCGCAGGTTCTCGCCCTCGATCCTGACCATCGCCTCGGTGAGGTCGCGTACGATCCTCTGCTTTTCCTCAGTACCGAATGTTCCTTCTAGGACTTTTACCTCGATAAGTGGCATCTCCAACCTCCTCATATCCATCGGCGACCGGCCGCGGATCCTACGTCGCGATCCGGCGCGTGCGCGTCAGGCCGCCGACGCCCGCAGGCGCACACGGCTGCGGCGGACCATGCCGTCGGCGGCAGCTGCGAACAAGGAGGATGGGGTGGTACGAGGGGAGGAACTGCGGTGCTCACCGACAGACCCAGACCTTTTTCATAATTCTACCAACCCGGCGGGCAACCTCCCGGGCGGCCCAGGCGTGTTGACGGTCATGAAAAATTGGACGCCTGGAGGAGACAGATGACGTTCGCGACCGCACCGCTCCGGTCGCTGACCGCGATCGGGGCCGGCCTGTCCATCAGCAGGCTTTCTCCGATCTTGCCGTTGGCCGCCCGCGCCGGAGCTGCCGCTCACCCGCCCGCACCACCTTGCCTGACCCCGCGTCAGCCCTTGACGAACTCGATCAGATCGCCGTTGAGCTGGTCGATGTGGGTGGCGAACAAGCCGTGCCCGGCCATGGGGTACTCCTTGTAGACGCAGCCGGGGATCAGCTTGGCCGTACGCCGCCCGGTCACGTCGATGAGGGCCGACTGGTCGGCGGCGCCGTGCACGACGAGCGCCGGCACGGTGATCCGGCGCAGCCCCTCGCGATGGTCGGCGCGGGCGGTCGCACGCCACAACTCGATGCCCGCCATCGGCGCGGTCTCCAGGCACCGGCGCACGCCCTGCTCGATCAGGGCGGGCGAGACGTCGTTGCCCAGGTGAGTGGCGTAGAAGCCCTGCGCCCGGTCGGCGAACCACTTGGGCCGGTCGGTGCGGAACTGCTTGACGGCCGCCTCGGACAGCTCGATCGGCAGGCCCTCCGGGTTGTCCTCGGTGCGCATGACGAACGGCAGCATCGCCGAGACGAAGGCGACCCTGGCGACCCGGTCCTCACCGTGCCTGGCCAGGTAGCGGGCCACCTCGGCACCACCGGCCGAGTGCCCGACCAGGGTCACGCCGCGCAGGTCGAGGTATTCGATCAGGCCGGCGATGTCGTCGGCGAGGGTGTCGAAGTCGTAGCCGCTACCGGGCCGATCGGAGCCACCGTGCCCGCGCCGGTCGAGCAGCACGCATCGGTATCCCTGTTCCACGAAGAACGGCACCTGGTACTCCCACATATCGGAGGCCAGCGACCAGCTCGCCACGAACACGATGGGCTCGCCGGTTCCGTAGTCCTCGTAGGCCAGGCGGGTGCCGTCGGCGGTATCAAAGAAAGGCATCGTCGCAACTCCTTGGTAGTGGAACGTGGCTTGATACGAGCAACCGACGCGTAGCCGCGTCGATTACGTATAGGTGATGCGCGGCCCCGCCCTTTCCTGTTCACGCGTGAGGCGCGGACCGCGCTGGGTGCCGGAGACGGCCGCGACGCAAACGGCGGCGCCTGCACGCCGACCCGTCTGCAGACAGAGCGCCCGGATGAGGAAGGACGACGCCGTCGTCATGGAACAGAGCAGGTAGACGGTCATCCCGGCCGGGAACGCCCGCTGGTGGAGCAGGCTCAGGTCGATCCGTGGTGAGCCGCCGCGTATCGCAGGTCGGGGGTTTCCGCGGGCCGTATCGGGGGTCAGATCTGGGCGGGGACTTTGTCGAGGAAGCCGTGGACCTTGCTGATGCGGCCGTCTTCGGTGAGTACCGCGACGTCGAAACCGACCACGAGGCCCTCGCCGCCGACCGGGCCCAGTTCCCAGGTGAAGCGGGCGATGTCGTGGTGGGCGTCCACCGGGCCGGCCAGGGTGAAGGCGAAGTCGGGGAACTGGCCCTGCACGGCGGCGATCGTGGCGTCGATCGCCTCGCGGCCTTCGGCGACCGCCATCGGGTCGGTGTAGGTGCCGTCCTCGGCCCAGATCTGCTCGATCGTCGCGCGGCGGGTGACCGGGTCGGTCTCGTTCCAGGTGGCGATGTACTGGGCGATGAGCTGGTCGATGTGGTTCATGGTGGATTCCTCCGTGTCGTGTTCTTGCTGGTCACAAACGTACGGAGATCCACTGGACGGGGAATCCGTCACCCTTAGGCAATTCGACTGTTCGTTGATGAATTTGATTAGGTCATCCGGTAGGTACTTTTTGGCATGTTGTGCGGGCGAGGCGCGGAGGGCCTCGGTCATCGACGACCTCCTCACCACGGTCGGCTCCGGGGGAAGCGGAGCTCTGGTGGTGAGCGGGAGCCGGGTATCGGCAAGACGGCCGGCCGGGCTGTCGAAGACGGCCCTCCTCGACCGCTGCGCCGACCTGCGGCCCGGACCGGCGACCGGCACCTCGGCCTCGGCCGTTCCGTCGTCGCTCAGGTCCCTCCACCGGCCCTCTCCCCCTGAACGCGCCACGTGCGGCATCCGTATGACTCGAAAGCGTGCGGCGGCCGGGAGCCCGGCCGGCAAGGACGGCAGTCGTGCTCAACGTCGGGAAACGGCGACTTTCACGACCTCGTTCGGGATCCTCTCTCCAGCATGGCGGCGAAACCGTCGAGGTGACGTGCGAGGCCGTACTCGAACAGTCCGTCCAGGTCCGACACTGTTTCCTCGGGAATCGCCGCCAGGAGAGGAAATCGTCCGCGGCCGAGGAGTTCGTCCGCCCGGCCCTGCTGGGCGAGTCGCCACCGGGTGAGCGTCACTCCGGTCTCGTGCTCCGCTTCGGCTTCGTCGGCCATGGACAGGGCGGTGGTGACGACCAGCGCGTGCAGCGTGAGCGCCTCACGGATTCGCGTCGTCATGGGCAGCCCGAGCCCGTCGAGCGCGCGCAGGGTCCACTCGGTGTGGGCCATCATGTTGGGCACGAGCAACGGGCGCGTGAAGGAGACGGCCCTGGGCAGCCAGAGGTGTCGGCGCCCCAACTCCCATTGCCGGCGGGAGATCAGTTCGAGTTTGGCTCGCCACCCCTCCGGCCCGGGGGTGGGCAGTTCCGGTTCGGCGAAGACTTCGTCGACCATCTGCGTCACCAGTTCGTCCTTGTTCGCCACGTGCCGGTACAGCGACATCGCACCGGCGTCGAGTTCCGACGCCAATCGCCGCATGGACACGGCGTCGAGTCCTTCACGGTCGGCGATCGCGATGGCGGTTAGGAGCACATGCCTGCGGTTCAGTGTCTGTTTGGGGGTGTCGGCTCGCCGCGGGCTTGGCTGCGTGGTCGGGCCGGCCTGCCGTTCCCGAACCGTACGGACGCCGACCACCGTGCCGGCGCCGACCTTCGTTTCGACCAGCCCCTCGTACGGTCGTGAGCTGATGCGGGCATCGATCTGGGCGAAGCCGTTGAAGTTCGGGGTGTCGTTCGTCATCTACGGCGCGACGCTCGCCTGGCTGTTGCCGAAACTTCACCGGGCAAGGCGCACGATGTGGGCCCTCGGAACGGCCTTCGCCGTCACCGGGCTGATCGACGTCGGTTTCATCGCGGTGCAGGCCGCCCGCGGCACCTACAGCCATTTCAACGTCAACACCGACGCGTTCAACCAGATCGGGCAGGTGGTCTTCTCCTCAGGCGTGGTCGGGTTGTTCGGGGCGAGCCTGCTCATCGCCGTCATGCTGCTGTTCCAGCGGGTCGGCGACACGGCACTCACCTGGGCCCTGCGTGCCGGGATCGGGCTGTCCGTCATCGGCATGGCGCTGGCGTCCTTCATCCGCGGGTGGTCCGCGACCGGACCACGGACGGCCGAGGACGCCTACGGGAACCCGGTCACGCTGCTGGGGCAGCACGGGGTCGGGGCACCGGACGGCGACGGCATGCCGGTCACGAACTGGAGCACCGTAGGCGGCGACCTGCGCGTTCCGCACTTCATCGGCCTGCACTCCATCCAGGTGTTCGTGCTCGCGGTGCTGCTTCTCACCGCCCTCGCGGCCCGGGTCGGCTGGCTGCGCGGCGAACGCGTGCGCGCCCGGCTGACCGGGGTCGTCATCCTGGGCTACACCGCGCTGTTCGCCATCACGACGTGGCAGGCGATGCGCGGCCAGTCGCTGGTCCACCCCGACGCGGCCACGTGGACCGCACTCGCCGTAACGGCAGTCGTGACCGCGCTGCCGGCGGCCCTGGTCATCTCGGCCGCCCGCCGCAGCGAGGCGGCACCCGCCGGCGACGGGCACCCGCCCGGCGCGCCGCCTCGCGAGCCCGTCGGGTCCTTGAGCCGAGACCATACCGCGGCTCGATGAGAACGAAGACGCGCGCCGCGTGGACGTCGAACGGGGTGTCGGGTCGGCGTCAGCCGCTTCGACACCCCGTTCGGAGTCGCCGACGCGACCGCCCGCCGGCCGGGCGACACGAGATAGAGAAGGCCGGCAAAATGCTGCGCCAGTCCCGGTCCGCTCGCGACCGCCCCCGTCGACCACAGTCGAGGACCATGACCAAGCTCCGCCATCTCAGACATCACACCATCTCCCCCGCCACAGTGGTGACGGTGGCGGGCCACACCGACTCCTCCGGCGACGACGCCGTCAACGACCCGCTGTCGCTGCACCGCGCCCAGGCGGTACGGCAGGCCCTGTCGGCGCTGCTGTCCAGGGACGGGGTCCGCTTCCAGACCGAGGGGTACGGCTCGCGCCGCCCGCTGTACAGCAACGACAGCGATGAGGGCAAGCACCGCAACCGCCGCGTCACGGTGACCTTCCCCAAACCTCAGCCCGCTCCCCGGGAACCGGTGGCCACGACCTCTCCCGGCGCGACCGGCCTGCCCGGCCGCCTGGAGGTCCCCACCGACGACGGCGTGGACTTCTACTGCGCGTGCACAGACGTCTCCGGCGTCCGCGTAATCGCGTTGACACCCCCACACCCCGTTCGTATGGTGAGGAATCCTCGTTGTCGTCGATCGGAGTAGGGCGTTGTTCGTCTGAGGTCTGAGACACCGTGCCGCACAGCGTCTGTTCGTCGCTGTCCGCGTGCTCGTGTGCGACCTCGGCCGTCGAGCCGTCCGCCCGACCGGGACCCTCTCCCCTTCGCGGTGTCTCCATCCGTTGACCTGTTCTCCTCGCAGCGACCGGAGGCACGTATGTCTCACGCCCCCACTTTTCTCACCTGTTCGGCACTCTCCTTCGCCTGGCCCGACGGGACAACCGTGTTCGACGGCTTCCAGTTGGCCGTCGGCTCAGGCAGAACCGGCCTGATCGGACTCAACGGCTCAGGGAAATCAACTCTGTTGCGGCTGCTGGCCGGCGAACTCACCCCCTCCACAGGCACGGTCAAAACCGCCGGTGACATCGGGTACCTTCCGCAGACGGTCGTCCTCGACACCGGCCTGCGGGTGGACGAGGCCCTCGGCATCGCCGCCACGCGAGCCGGGCTGCTCGCCATCGAGGTGGGTGACACGAGCGAGGAGCACTTCACCGCGGTCGGCGACGACTGGGACGTCGAGGAACGGGCCCGCGCCACCCTCGACCAGCTCGGACTCGGGCACATCGGCCTCGACCGCACCATCGGCGAGATGTCGGGCGGTGAGTGTGTCCTGCTCCGGCTCGCCACGCTCCTGCTGGCACGCCCCGACATCCTGCTGCTGGACGAACCGACCAACAATCTCGACCTGGTTGCCAGGGAGAGGCTGTACGCGGCCGTGGACTCCTGGTCGGGTGTGATGGTCGTGGTGAGCCATGACCGCGCCCTGCTGGAGCGGGTCGACCAGATCGCGGATCTGCGGGACGGCGAGGTGCGGTGGTACGGCGGGGCCCATTCCGCGTACGAGGAGGCGCTGGCCCAGGAGCAGGAGGCGGCCGAGCGGATGGTGCGGGTCGCCGAGGCCGACGTGCACCGGCAGAAGCGGGAACTGTCCGATGCTCAGGTCAAGTTGGCCAGGCGGGCGCGGTACGGCCAGAAGATGTACGACACCAAACGGGAGCCGCGGATCGTCATGAACGCGCGCAAGCGCGCCGCGCAGGAGTCCGCGGGCAAGCACCGGATCCTGCACACCGAGAAACTCGCGGAGGCGAAGGAGCGCCTCGACGAGGCGGTGGAGGCCGTACGGGACGACTCACTGAGCGTGGTCGAGAATGTGGCCCGTTTCGCGCCCGGGGCGACGAACAACGCGATCCGGGCGCGGCTCGCGCGCTTCCTCTTCCGGGGGGCGAGCGCCGACCGGCCGGCCGGCACCCTCTCTGGCGGAGAGCGCTTCCGCGCCTCGCTGGCGGCGCTGCTGCTGGCAGAGCCCGCGCCGCAGTTGCTGTTGTTGGACGAGCCGACCAACAGCCTGGATCTGGCGAGCGTAAGACGGCTCACGGCGGCGCTGGAGGCGTACGAGGGTGCGCTGATCGTCGCGAGCCACGATGTGCCGTTCCTGGACTCGATCGGCATCACCCGCCGGCTGACACTCTGATCTGCGGCGACCGGTCGTACGACGGGTCAAGCGGTCCGACCCGGCGTTGTCCGGGTCGGTGTCCCAACCAGCGTGCCGGGTCGCGTCCGCGAGGTTGGCGTGAGAGCGGGCCTGGTCACAGGCGGGGCGTCGCAAGGTGAAGGCGGCCGGCCCCGGGCCCGGCCCGCCTCCGGATCCGTCGACGGCCCCTGCGCGCGGCTATCCGACCAGGTCGAGCTTGGTCAGCTCGCCCCTGGAGGCCACACCCAGCTTGGGATAGGCGTTGTAAAGGTGATAGCCGACGGTTCTGGGGCTGAGGAACAGCTGAGCGCCGATGTCCTTGTTGCTGAGGCCCGTGGCGGCCAGCCGTACCACCTGAAGTTCTTGCGGTGTGAGACGGCCCAGCAGGTCCGGTTCTTGGTGGGAGGTCGTACGGCTCTCGCCTGTCGCACGCAGTTCACTGCCGGCCCGGTCGGACCAGGGGGTGGCGCCGAGCCGCCGGAAGGTCTCCACGGCGGAACGGAGGTGGGGGCGGGCGTCGACGCGGCGGTGCGCGCGGCGCAGCCACTCGCCGTAGTGAAGCTGGGTGCGGGCGTGCTCGAACGGTGCGGACCCGAGCCGCAGGGCGTGTCGGTAGTGGGGCTCCGCCTTTCGATCATCGGCCATGAGCGCACGGCAGCGTGACACGATCGCGTCGATCGCGGGCTGCCTGATGTGGTCGGCCCATGTCACGTAGCGGGTGAACGCTTTGTCCGCCGTCCCGCGCCGGCCCGCGCGAACCGCGACCTCCACGTGGTCCGCGAGCCACGAACCCGGGAGCTCGTGTTCGGTGGAGTGGCCGGCGAGCCGGTCGGCGGCCGTGTCGTACCTGCCGAGGCCGAGCTCCAGCATGATCATGTTCCGCGCGGCCTCGTGCCTAAGGTCCGGGAGATCCACCGTGTCCATGATCGCTTCTAACTCGGCATGCCGTTCCGTCTCTCCGGCGATCGCCGCCAGGTGCGCCAGCACCGCTGCCAGGTGCGCCCGGATTCTGAGCTGGCCGGTGTCCTCGGCGACGCGCATGCCCTCCAGCCCGCTGGCGCGCGCCTCACGATGCCTGCCGAGGTTCACCTGACTGCTCGCCAGTGCCAGCAGAGCGTGCGGCAGGACACCGATCGCTCCCTGGGTACGGCACTTCTGCTCGACGGTGAAGGCGCGGCGCAGGGCGCGCTGGTCATCACGCAGGAAGGAGGTCAGGCATGCCGCCCACACGGCGGCCCGAAGCGAGCCCTCCGGTTCCTCCTCGTCGAGTTCACGCACGGCGGCCGACCATTGCGTAACGTCCGTCGAGGCCAGATGGGCCATGGCCCGTGCGCGCCGCGCCGCCGGAAGTGTCCTGGCCTGGTCGGCCGCCTTCTCTGCTGCCGACG
It includes:
- a CDS encoding class I SAM-dependent methyltransferase translates to MFPDFRLRATFDKAADIYQDARPDYPDELYSDLLAITKVTPSQHLLEVGCGPGKATPPLARMGFPITAIELGPALAAEARHRLAGFPGVSVITSSFEDWEPTAGARFDLVYAATAWKWVDPKIKYAKAATLLAQNGHVAVWNADHAFPADFDPFFTEIQKVYEEIGEGDGGPWPPPLPEDTPDPVAAEIDASGHFTVVETRRYVWGSRYTADEYIALLNTFSGHIAMEPAKNEFLYREIRRLLATRPDARLTRHWSVVLTVGRRL
- a CDS encoding alpha/beta fold hydrolase, which codes for MPFFDTADGTRLAYEDYGTGEPIVFVASWSLASDMWEYQVPFFVEQGYRCVLLDRRGHGGSDRPGSGYDFDTLADDIAGLIEYLDLRGVTLVGHSAGGAEVARYLARHGEDRVARVAFVSAMLPFVMRTEDNPEGLPIELSEAAVKQFRTDRPKWFADRAQGFYATHLGNDVSPALIEQGVRRCLETAPMAGIELWRATARADHREGLRRITVPALVVHGAADQSALIDVTGRRTAKLIPGCVYKEYPMAGHGLFATHIDQLNGDLIEFVKG
- a CDS encoding nuclear transport factor 2 family protein, with amino-acid sequence MNHIDQLIAQYIATWNETDPVTRRATIEQIWAEDGTYTDPMAVAEGREAIDATIAAVQGQFPDFAFTLAGPVDAHHDIARFTWELGPVGGEGLVVGFDVAVLTEDGRISKVHGFLDKVPAQI
- a CDS encoding tautomerase family protein, which codes for MPLIEVKVLEGTFGTEEKQRIVRDLTEAMVRIEGENLRSITWVVVSEVKSGDWGIGGKPYTTEDVKALAKGATDA
- a CDS encoding OmpA family protein, with product MTKLRHLRHHTISPATVVTVAGHTDSSGDDAVNDPLSLHRAQAVRQALSALLSRDGVRFQTEGYGSRRPLYSNDSDEGKHRNRRVTVTFPKPQPAPREPVATTSPGATGLPGRLEVPTDDGVDFYCACTDVSGVRVIALTPPHPVRMVRNPRCRRSE
- a CDS encoding TetR/AcrR family transcriptional regulator, with product MTNDTPNFNGFAQIDARISSRPYEGLVETKVGAGTVVGVRTVRERQAGPTTQPSPRRADTPKQTLNRRHVLLTAIAIADREGLDAVSMRRLASELDAGAMSLYRHVANKDELVTQMVDEVFAEPELPTPGPEGWRAKLELISRRQWELGRRHLWLPRAVSFTRPLLVPNMMAHTEWTLRALDGLGLPMTTRIREALTLHALVVTTALSMADEAEAEHETGVTLTRWRLAQQGRADELLGRGRFPLLAAIPEETVSDLDGLFEYGLARHLDGFAAMLERGSRTRS
- a CDS encoding RrF2 family transcriptional regulator: MKLPVSTEWLLHCAASLAQLEAGATASAAQLAQYFDLPVAYLAKQLQALVKAGALAATTGPRGGFRLARPASEITLLQIVEAVDGVSSPYECREIRQQGRGALPAEECQNPCVLAEKMAEAHEAWRNSLAATSLAEIIAALPPSAPPRTRLRLTGTS
- a CDS encoding aldo/keto reductase, with amino-acid sequence MASTEFRIGGDLSVRRLGFGAMQLPTEPGSARETSLMVARRAVDLGVTLIDTAHLYGGGANEELLAEALHPYPDGLLITTKVGVARTGPAGEWKLDGRPSILRDQVDQALRRLRVERIELLQLHRIDPETPLSDQLGTLRDLQTEGKLGRIGLSEVTVAELDQARELIDVVSVQNRYNILDREHEPVLAACEAAGIAFLPWRPVAAGASGAKAEIAAVAAELGATPTQVALAWLLDHSPVILPIPGTARMDHLEENLAAAQLHLLQDHRDRLDRLSEPA
- a CDS encoding SDR family oxidoreductase, with translation MRIAVAGATGNIGARAVAVLEQAGHEVVRISRSLGVDLTTGDGLDAALTGVEAVIDATSHTAADRDDAVAYFGTTTRNLLAAEEQAGVRHHVLLSIVGVDRVEGNAHYAGKREQERLVTEGPVPWTIVPATQFHDFAAAVTSWTEQDGAAAIPPLLVQPIAPADVADILTEIATGAPQGRYRDVAGPEPQDLVDMARRTNDARGHAVKLVPTWSSLLGPEMAGDVLLPGEGARIAPTTFDEWLAKQQ
- a CDS encoding ATP-binding cassette domain-containing protein produces the protein MSHAPTFLTCSALSFAWPDGTTVFDGFQLAVGSGRTGLIGLNGSGKSTLLRLLAGELTPSTGTVKTAGDIGYLPQTVVLDTGLRVDEALGIAATRAGLLAIEVGDTSEEHFTAVGDDWDVEERARATLDQLGLGHIGLDRTIGEMSGGECVLLRLATLLLARPDILLLDEPTNNLDLVARERLYAAVDSWSGVMVVVSHDRALLERVDQIADLRDGEVRWYGGAHSAYEEALAQEQEAAERMVRVAEADVHRQKRELSDAQVKLARRARYGQKMYDTKREPRIVMNARKRAAQESAGKHRILHTEKLAEAKERLDEAVEAVRDDSLSVVENVARFAPGATNNAIRARLARFLFRGASADRPAGTLSGGERFRASLAALLLAEPAPQLLLLDEPTNSLDLASVRRLTAALEAYEGALIVASHDVPFLDSIGITRRLTL